The stretch of DNA CAGTATACTCAAACGCTTTTTTTGTATCATCTACTTTCATTTTGAGAAATATATAAAAAGCCACTCATCCGAGTGGCTTTTTATATATTCAATAATTTCTATCGATCAAATCCATTAGGATACTCCTGTTTTACAATTTCAATTTTTGCTTCAACAGCTTTTTGTAAATCGTGTTGATATTGCATCATACGTTGCTGAATCTCTGGATTCGTTGCCCCTAAGGTGCGTGCCGCTAAGATTCCCGCATTTTTTGCAGCATTTACTGCTACTGTAGCTACTGGAATTCCATTCGGCATCTGTAAGATTGATAAAATCGAATCCCATCCATCAATCGAATTAGATGACTTAATCGGAACACCAATAACAGGTAAAGGAGTAATTGAAGCGACCATTCCTGGTAAATGGGCTGCTCCACCTGCTCCAGCGATAATCACATTGATTCCACGTTCATGTGCAGTCTTTGCATACTCGAACATACGTTCAGGTGTACGATGTGCTGATACAATGGTTAATTCGAAAGGAATGTTTAACTCAGTTAATACATCAGCCGCTTGTTTCATGATAGGCAAATCGCTATCACTTCCCATTATAATTCCTACCATAGTTGTTTACTTTTTGGCAACGACACGAATTGTTTCGTTAACCTGTTTTATGTTTTGTTTTAATTGTTCGAAGTCATCATTGACCAAAGTCACATGTCCCATTTTACGACCAGGTTTTGTAACCGCTTTCGCATACCAATGCAAGTACGAACCTGGAATTTGTAATAATGTTTCCACATTTTCAATTTGGGCAGGTCCAGTTTCTCCTTCTGCACCAATTAAATTGACCATCGCAGAAGTAGTATATAACTTTGTTGAACCTAAAGGTAATTCCATTAAAGTTCTTAACATTTGATCAAACTGTGAAGAATAAGCACCTTCAATCGTCGAGTGACCTGAGTTATGAACTCGCGAAGCTGTTTCATTCACCCAAATTGATTGGTCTTTGTTCAAGAACATTTCAACAGCAAACACTCCTGGAGAATTTAATGCTTTTACCACATCGCGCGCGATAGCTTCTGCTTTATCGGTTACTTCTGGGGATAATGTTGAGGGTATTAATAAATAATCCAACAAATTGTACTCCTCATTTATGACGAATTCAACTGTTGGATATGTAATGATATTTCCTAAATGGTCGGCAACGGTAACGACAGCAATTTCTCGGTCTAAATCCGCTGGAGTTTCGAAGATAGAAGGCGCTTGTAGCATTTTGTCCAAATCATTTGCAGATTTCAAGAACTGAACACCTTTTCCATCATAACCATCTTTTCTCGATTTTTGAAAAATTGGATATTGAACATCTTCTTTCGATTTTAAATCTTCCCAATGTTCTAATTCAAAATACGGCGCAGTCGGAATGTTATTTTTTACATAGAATTCTTTTTGCACACCTTTATCTTGTATAATGGCTAAAGCTTCTGGATCTGGTACCACCTTTTTACCTAAAGTTTTCAAATGACGTAATGCATCTACGTTGACATGCTCGATTTCAATACCAATCGCATCTAAATTTTTTCCAAATTCGACTACGGTATCGTAATCTTTAAAATCTCCTTGTACAAAATGATGTGCATGTGGTGCACATGGCGCATCAGCAGCTGGATCCAAGATGCTGATTTCACAAGGATATTGCAATGCATTTTGCAAAAACATATATCCAAGTTGCCCTCCTCCTAAAATTCCGATTTTTATCATATCGCGAAGTTAATGAATATTATAATCTTTACTTTTACAGCAAATAAAATTTAATTGACGAGATGTTAACAAAGAGTACAAAATTTATTTTCCTATTTCTGATAGGATTTTACCTCCT from Faecalibacter sp. LW9 encodes:
- the purE gene encoding 5-(carboxyamino)imidazole ribonucleotide mutase — its product is MVGIIMGSDSDLPIMKQAADVLTELNIPFELTIVSAHRTPERMFEYAKTAHERGINVIIAGAGGAAHLPGMVASITPLPVIGVPIKSSNSIDGWDSILSILQMPNGIPVATVAVNAAKNAGILAARTLGATNPEIQQRMMQYQHDLQKAVEAKIEIVKQEYPNGFDR
- a CDS encoding 5-(carboxyamino)imidazole ribonucleotide synthase, encoding MIKIGILGGGQLGYMFLQNALQYPCEISILDPAADAPCAPHAHHFVQGDFKDYDTVVEFGKNLDAIGIEIEHVNVDALRHLKTLGKKVVPDPEALAIIQDKGVQKEFYVKNNIPTAPYFELEHWEDLKSKEDVQYPIFQKSRKDGYDGKGVQFLKSANDLDKMLQAPSIFETPADLDREIAVVTVADHLGNIITYPTVEFVINEEYNLLDYLLIPSTLSPEVTDKAEAIARDVVKALNSPGVFAVEMFLNKDQSIWVNETASRVHNSGHSTIEGAYSSQFDQMLRTLMELPLGSTKLYTTSAMVNLIGAEGETGPAQIENVETLLQIPGSYLHWYAKAVTKPGRKMGHVTLVNDDFEQLKQNIKQVNETIRVVAKK